In Sporichthya polymorpha DSM 43042, a genomic segment contains:
- a CDS encoding precorrin-2 C(20)-methyltransferase, with translation MTGTLYGVGLGPGDPELVTVKAARLIAAGDVIAYHAARHGNSVALSIARDYMTGNQIEEPLLYPVTVETTDHPGGYRGALEEFYDGAAERLAAHLDAGRDVVVLCEGDPFFYGSYMHMHKRLAGRYPAVVVPGVTSVAGAAAELGRPLVEREETLTVLPGTLSPDVLAGKLAAADSAVVMKLGRTFAGVRDALAIAGRLEEAWYVERATTDRQRIAPLAEVDPATVPYFSVALLPSRVHEATRAELAASERAQEQVQNRGEVVVVGLGPAGREWLTPQAQAALTAAEDLVGYGPYLDRVPANPRQARHASDNQVESERAEFALDLARRGRRVAVVSSGDPGVFAMAAAVLEVAGEDRYKDVPVRVLPGLTAAQAVASRVGAPLGHDFCVLSLSDRLKPWEIIEARLAAIAAADLVLAVYNPRSKARPHQLGRAKEILLEHRAPETPVVVGRDVGGAAEHVVVTTLGELAPETVDMRCLLIVGSSTTTVTQRGDGRPAVFTPRWYPQAAGPGSGTG, from the coding sequence ATGACCGGAACCCTCTACGGCGTCGGCCTCGGGCCGGGCGACCCGGAACTGGTGACGGTCAAGGCCGCCCGCCTGATCGCCGCCGGTGACGTCATCGCCTACCACGCCGCGCGGCACGGCAACAGCGTCGCTCTCTCCATCGCCCGCGACTACATGACGGGCAATCAGATCGAGGAGCCGCTGCTCTACCCGGTCACGGTGGAGACGACGGACCACCCCGGCGGCTACCGCGGCGCGCTGGAGGAGTTCTACGACGGCGCCGCCGAGCGCCTCGCCGCTCACCTGGACGCGGGCCGCGACGTCGTCGTCCTCTGCGAGGGCGACCCGTTCTTCTACGGCTCCTACATGCACATGCACAAGCGCCTGGCCGGTCGGTACCCCGCGGTCGTGGTCCCCGGCGTCACCAGCGTCGCCGGCGCCGCGGCCGAGCTCGGTCGTCCGCTCGTCGAGCGCGAGGAGACGCTGACGGTCCTGCCGGGCACGCTCTCGCCCGACGTCCTCGCCGGCAAGCTCGCCGCCGCGGACTCCGCGGTCGTGATGAAGCTCGGCCGTACGTTCGCCGGGGTCCGGGACGCGCTCGCGATCGCCGGTCGCCTTGAGGAGGCCTGGTACGTCGAGCGCGCCACCACCGACCGGCAGCGGATCGCCCCGCTCGCCGAGGTCGACCCCGCGACCGTGCCCTACTTCTCGGTCGCGCTGCTGCCGAGCCGCGTGCACGAAGCGACCCGCGCCGAGCTCGCGGCCTCCGAACGGGCTCAGGAGCAGGTGCAGAACCGTGGCGAGGTCGTCGTGGTCGGGCTCGGGCCCGCGGGCCGGGAGTGGCTGACTCCGCAGGCCCAGGCGGCGCTGACCGCGGCCGAGGACCTCGTCGGCTACGGGCCCTACCTCGACCGCGTCCCGGCGAACCCGCGCCAGGCGCGCCACGCCAGCGACAACCAGGTCGAGTCCGAGCGGGCCGAGTTCGCCCTCGACCTCGCCCGTCGCGGTCGCCGCGTCGCGGTCGTCTCCTCGGGCGACCCCGGCGTCTTCGCGATGGCCGCCGCCGTGCTCGAGGTGGCGGGGGAGGACCGCTACAAGGACGTCCCCGTCCGCGTGCTGCCCGGTCTGACGGCGGCTCAGGCCGTCGCGAGCCGGGTGGGCGCCCCGCTCGGCCACGACTTCTGTGTGCTCTCGCTCTCGGACCGGCTCAAGCCGTGGGAGATCATCGAGGCCCGGCTCGCCGCCATCGCGGCCGCCGATCTCGTCCTCGCGGTCTACAACCCGCGGTCCAAGGCCCGCCCGCACCAGCTCGGCCGGGCGAAGGAGATCCTGCTGGAGCATCGCGCCCCCGAAACCCCCGTCGTCGTCGGCCGGGACGTCGGCGGCGCCGCCGAGCACGTCGTCGTCACCACCCTCGGCGAGCTCGCCCCCGAGACCGTCGACATGCGGTGCCTGCTGATCGTCGGCAGCTCCACGACGACTGTCACCCAGCGGGGCGACGGCCGCCCCGCCGTCTTCACCCCGCGCTGGTATCCGCAGGCGGCGGGTCCTGGAAGTGGAACTGGGTGA
- a CDS encoding excalibur calcium-binding domain-containing protein has product MARRRTAVLVSTLLAASTLTVGGADSATASARTTPFKLLMKLTVAPETTTTAPASMSTWTKSSLRKCRDVRAHVLAADALGRTPKSCSTRSLTWIDPFTGAKVRRASSMTVERLVPIEEAWDSGASRWDARSRNAFANDLLFDSTLVAVTGKSAAKRKGRDPAGWLPRSAVRCDYVTRWISVKYRWGLSVDRAEADALLGALGPYDCTNRKIPAVKRAAVTLTPEPVPVPVPADPRYDTCLELVTAGLGPYLEGRDAEYAWYRDDDHDGEACASYENVQFSPSKDWRTERYVTSTTPAITAPVRRLLPPPGQAGAPRGYLHAQIVAGSTPFWHSVHPTPVTEGAGTVRTVQVPPGLLTDGASYTLRTWSGYSAELATTAPPDAIVTTFRVDTSPPGAVEAAAVSLDGQPVITASSAAPDLVALRFTTNGRPTERVKTPPGKDIAHRPSFPPGLPRYVWIVAEDRAGQLSAVTQFHFQDPPPADTSAG; this is encoded by the coding sequence ATGGCCCGCCGCCGCACCGCCGTGCTCGTGAGCACTCTGCTCGCCGCGTCCACCCTGACGGTCGGAGGTGCCGATTCGGCCACAGCGTCGGCCAGGACGACCCCGTTCAAGCTGCTCATGAAACTCACAGTCGCGCCGGAGACCACAACCACGGCGCCGGCCTCGATGTCGACGTGGACAAAGTCGAGCCTGAGGAAGTGCCGTGATGTCCGTGCCCACGTCCTTGCGGCCGATGCACTGGGCCGGACCCCTAAATCCTGTTCGACCCGGAGCTTGACCTGGATCGACCCGTTCACCGGCGCGAAGGTGCGCAGGGCCTCGTCCATGACGGTCGAGCGGCTCGTGCCGATTGAGGAGGCGTGGGATTCCGGAGCCTCCCGTTGGGACGCCCGAAGCCGCAACGCCTTCGCCAACGATCTGCTTTTCGATTCCACCCTCGTCGCAGTGACAGGCAAGAGCGCCGCCAAGCGGAAAGGTCGCGATCCTGCCGGTTGGCTACCCAGGTCCGCGGTCCGGTGTGATTACGTCACCCGGTGGATCAGCGTGAAGTACCGGTGGGGGCTCAGCGTCGACCGCGCCGAAGCCGACGCCTTGCTCGGTGCGCTAGGCCCCTACGACTGCACGAACCGCAAGATTCCCGCGGTCAAGCGCGCGGCCGTGACACTGACCCCCGAGCCCGTGCCGGTGCCGGTGCCGGCCGATCCCCGCTACGACACGTGTCTTGAACTCGTGACCGCAGGGCTTGGTCCTTACCTCGAAGGACGCGACGCCGAGTACGCCTGGTACCGCGATGACGATCACGACGGTGAGGCCTGTGCGAGCTACGAGAACGTGCAGTTCAGCCCGAGCAAGGACTGGCGGACCGAGCGGTACGTAACATCGACGACGCCGGCAATCACTGCTCCCGTCCGGCGACTTCTTCCGCCTCCGGGACAGGCCGGAGCGCCGCGCGGTTACCTCCACGCCCAGATCGTCGCGGGGTCGACACCGTTCTGGCACAGCGTTCACCCCACGCCGGTCACCGAGGGAGCCGGCACTGTTCGGACCGTTCAGGTGCCGCCCGGCCTCCTCACCGACGGCGCTTCATACACCCTGCGCACGTGGTCGGGCTACTCCGCCGAGCTCGCGACGACCGCGCCCCCCGACGCCATCGTGACCACCTTCAGGGTCGATACGTCACCGCCCGGAGCTGTCGAGGCAGCCGCAGTGAGTTTGGACGGTCAGCCCGTAATCACGGCCTCGTCCGCCGCGCCGGACCTCGTGGCCTTGCGGTTCACCACGAACGGCCGACCGACCGAGCGCGTCAAGACACCGCCCGGCAAGGACATTGCTCATCGCCCGTCCTTTCCGCCCGGCCTGCCGCGGTACGTCTGGATCGTGGCCGAGGATCGCGCGGGTCAGTTGAGCGCCGTCACCCAGTTCCACTTCCAGGACCCGCCGCCTGCGGATACCAGCGCGGGGTGA
- a CDS encoding precorrin-8X methylmutase, whose product MTELDYIRDGAEIYRRSFATIRAEARLDHLPTDVARVAVRMIHSCGMTDLVEDLAFSPNAVQAAREALLAGAPIYCDAEMVASGITRKRLPADNEIRCTLNASGVPELAQRIGNTRSAAALDLWDRVEGAVVAIGNAPTALFRLLELIADGGPRPAAVLGLPVGFIGAAESKVALAENTLGLEYLVVHGRRGGSAMAVAAVNAIASEQE is encoded by the coding sequence ATGACCGAACTCGACTACATCCGCGACGGGGCCGAGATCTACCGGCGCTCGTTCGCGACGATCCGGGCCGAGGCGCGGCTGGACCACCTGCCGACGGACGTCGCCCGCGTCGCGGTGCGGATGATCCACTCCTGCGGGATGACCGACCTGGTCGAGGACCTCGCGTTCTCCCCGAACGCGGTTCAGGCGGCCCGGGAGGCACTGCTCGCCGGTGCCCCGATCTACTGCGACGCCGAGATGGTCGCCTCCGGCATCACCCGCAAGCGGCTGCCCGCGGACAACGAGATCCGCTGCACGCTCAACGCGTCCGGCGTCCCCGAGCTCGCGCAGCGGATCGGCAACACTCGCTCCGCCGCGGCGCTCGACCTCTGGGACCGCGTCGAGGGCGCGGTCGTCGCGATCGGCAACGCTCCGACCGCGCTGTTCCGCCTGCTGGAGCTGATCGCCGACGGCGGGCCCCGCCCCGCCGCGGTCCTCGGCCTGCCCGTCGGATTCATCGGTGCCGCCGAGTCGAAGGTCGCGCTCGCGGAGAACACGCTCGGCCTGGAGTACCTCGTCGTGCACGGCCGGCGCGGCGGGTCCGCGATGGCCGTCGCCGCCGTCAATGCGATCGCGAGTGAGCAGGAATGA
- a CDS encoding HNH endonuclease signature motif containing protein: MSAGVGTHPALALVASVVEDVRKVAAMLTADEVWTLTDADLELMIRAQSQLDSAVAAVGVRAVREADVRGLSLADGKISTAVWLGQKLNLHPAEARARVKDADILSRKGTATVQALADGKLNKDQARAVARSLRKIEPVGSASELAKAETFLLAKAHDADPSGILRLGKHIEEVIDEDGKPPAPDPDDPDGNAPAESKRAARAQRKRSLTLTDLGNGLHRIRGELTDEVAALVKTALDPLAAPRPAVNGQRDERSAPQRRHDALGDVFRQFLRFGDLPPSHGVRPHLHVTASVETMAGDTGHPFARTATGEDLDIATVQRIACDAGITPIVANTLGVPLAMGREVRTATPAQWSALVARDIGCIGEGCTRPAAWCEAHHIEWWDRDEGPTDVDKMALVCSHEHYLIHHQGWGVRMAADGHPEMIPPKWVDKEQRPRRNAHWQLVRDGLKVPPEDPDPPPPNSPRRE; the protein is encoded by the coding sequence ATGTCCGCAGGGGTGGGGACGCATCCGGCACTGGCACTGGTCGCCAGTGTCGTTGAGGACGTCCGCAAGGTCGCGGCGATGCTCACCGCGGACGAGGTCTGGACGCTCACCGACGCGGATCTGGAGCTGATGATCCGCGCGCAGTCGCAGTTGGACTCCGCGGTCGCGGCGGTCGGGGTGCGGGCGGTGCGGGAGGCCGATGTCCGCGGGCTCTCGCTGGCCGACGGGAAGATCTCGACCGCGGTCTGGCTGGGACAGAAGCTGAACCTGCACCCGGCCGAGGCACGGGCGCGGGTCAAGGACGCCGACATCCTGTCCCGCAAAGGCACCGCGACGGTGCAAGCGCTCGCCGACGGCAAGCTCAACAAAGACCAGGCCCGGGCGGTCGCGCGGAGTCTGCGCAAGATCGAACCGGTCGGCTCCGCCTCGGAACTCGCGAAAGCGGAGACGTTCCTGCTGGCCAAGGCCCACGACGCCGACCCCTCCGGGATCCTGCGCCTGGGCAAGCACATCGAAGAGGTCATCGACGAGGACGGCAAACCCCCGGCACCCGATCCTGACGACCCGGACGGCAACGCCCCCGCGGAGTCCAAGCGGGCCGCCCGGGCCCAGCGCAAGCGCTCGCTCACGCTCACCGACCTCGGGAACGGGCTGCACCGCATCCGCGGTGAACTGACCGACGAGGTCGCCGCCCTGGTCAAGACCGCCCTCGACCCCCTCGCCGCACCCCGACCCGCCGTGAACGGCCAACGGGACGAACGCTCAGCACCCCAGCGCCGCCACGACGCCCTCGGGGACGTGTTCCGCCAATTCCTCCGCTTCGGGGACCTGCCCCCGTCCCACGGCGTCCGGCCACACCTGCACGTCACCGCGAGCGTGGAGACGATGGCCGGGGACACCGGGCACCCCTTCGCGAGGACCGCGACCGGTGAAGATCTGGACATCGCCACCGTGCAGCGGATCGCCTGCGATGCCGGGATCACCCCGATCGTGGCCAACACCCTCGGGGTGCCGTTGGCGATGGGCCGCGAGGTCCGCACCGCCACCCCCGCCCAGTGGTCCGCCCTGGTCGCGCGCGACATCGGGTGCATCGGCGAGGGATGTACCCGTCCCGCCGCGTGGTGCGAAGCGCACCATATTGAGTGGTGGGACCGGGACGAGGGCCCGACCGACGTGGACAAGATGGCCCTGGTCTGCTCCCACGAACACTATCTGATCCACCATCAGGGCTGGGGCGTGCGGATGGCCGCCGACGGCCACCCAGAAATGATTCCCCCGAAGTGGGTGGACAAGGAGCAACGACCCCGACGCAACGCGCACTGGCAACTCGTCCGCGACGGGCTCAAGGTTCCACCCGAGGACCCGGATCCACCCCCACCAAATTCGCCCCGGCGCGAGTAG